One window from the genome of Nicotiana sylvestris chromosome 9, ASM39365v2, whole genome shotgun sequence encodes:
- the LOC138877963 gene encoding uncharacterized protein, producing MKAQTLADHLDENLVDDEYQPLSTNFPGEEVNSVEVTSEDTNAWKMFFDGAVNTKGVKIGEILISPTGQHYPATTQLQFFCTNNTAEYEACIIAQGERETRDVKLIPYRQHVEDLGKRFKLVKFRYIPRFHNELADALATLSLMLPYPHIDPLEIQIRERHGYCNTVEVEPNVQPWYHDIKRFLKTKEYPEQANGNQKRTIRRLASGFFLSGEVLYKRTPDLNLLRCVDAQEAGRIMHEVHTGMCGPHMNGYVLAKKILRAGYYWMTMEKDYFSFV from the exons atgaaagctcaAACTTTAGCGGATCACCTAGATGAAAACCttgttgatgatgaatatcagcctTTGAGTACTAACTTTCCGGGcgaggaagtaaattcagttgaggtaacttcagaagacaccaatgcttggaaaatgttcttcgatggagctgtgaaCACAAAAGGTGTTAAGATTGGGGAAATCTTGAtttcacccactggtcagcattatccagccacaacCCAGCTTcaatttttctgcacaaacaacactgccgagtatgaagcctgcattatag ctcagggagaacgggaaactcgggatgtcaagcttattccatacaggcaacatgtggaagatcttggcAAGCGGTTCAAGTTAGTcaagttcaggtacattcctcgttttcacaatgagttagccgatgcactcgctactttgTCTTTGATGTTGCCATATCCCCACATTGACccgttggaaatccaaatccgagaaaggcatggttactgcaatacggttgaggtggaaccaaatgttcagccatggtatcatgatatcaagagatttctgaaaacaaaggaatatcctGAGCAAGCCaatggaaaccaaaagagaaccattagaaggcttgccagtggtttctttttgagcggagaggtcttgtacaaaaggactccagatcttaaTCTTTTACGATGTGTGGATGCCCaagaggccggaagaatcatgcatgaagtacacacaggaatgtgtggaccccatatgaatggatacgtcctagcaaagaaaatccttcgagcaggttactactggatgactatggaaaaggatTACTTCAGCTTTGTCtga